AAAATGATGAAAGCTGGATGTGGTTCTTGTCAGAGTTACAGAAGGCATTGGAGATGAATGTTGAGAATATGCCCCAGCTTACATTTTTTTCTGATGGACAGAAAGGCATTGTAGATGCAGTAAAGAGAAAATTCCCAAGTTCTTCTCATGCATTTTGCATGCGCCACTTGAGTGAAAGCATTGGCAAAGAATTCAAGAACACAAGGCTTGTACATCTTTTGTGGAAAGCTGCATATGCTACCACTACTGCtgcttttaaagaaaaaatggtTGAAATTTCAGAGGTTTCATCTGCAGCTGCAAAGTGGTTGCAAGAATTTCCTCCCTCCCGGTGGGCCTTGGTGTACTTTGAAGGAACACGGTATGGCCATGTATCTTCAAATATTGAGGAATTTAATAGATGGATTCATGAAGCTCGAGAATTGCCTATAATTCAGGTCATTGAGCAAATTCATGGTAAACTAATGGCTGAGTTTGAGGACCGGCGCCTGAAGAGTAATTCTTGGTTCTCAGTCCTCACTCCCTCTGCTGAGAAACACATGATTGAAGCCATTAATCATGCATCAATATATCAAGTCCTTAGATCAGATGAAGTTGAATTTGAGGTTATATCAGCAGAGCGCTCAGACATTGTGAATATTGGGACACATTCTTGTTCCTGCCGTGCTTGGCAGCTTCATGGGATACCATGTTCACATGCTGTTGCAGCAATCATTTCTTGTAGAAAAGATGTATATGCCTATACGGAAAATTGTTTTACTGTTGCTAGTTACCACAAGGCATATGCAGAAGACATACACCCCATCCCTGAAAAAGTTGAATGGGGAAAGATGAGTGACGGTCcgattgatgatgatgatgctcaAATTGTTCGTCCCCCAAAATTTCGCCGGCCACCAGGACGCCCAGAAAAGAAACGAATTTGCGTAGAGGACATAAATCGTGAAAAACATACAGTGCATTGTAGTAAGTGTAACCAAACTGGTCATTACAAGACAACTTGCAAGGCAGAGATTATGAAGAGCATTGAACAGTTTTAGGTGTCTAATTTTGTAACTTTAGAGATCACCTCATAAACTAGTAGTCAGAGTCTTGAGTAGTGTTACAATGGTTAGGGTGTATACCAGTCATTAGTGCATGTAAAATAGGAAATGTCCATTGTAAGCATATGTAGCTGTAACTGTTATTTGTAGGCTGTGTACTTGATATTTGGTTTAAAAAGCTGGATAGCTGAGCTTTATCCTCTACGTTTATAAGCAAACATTGCCATTTTCACTGTTGTGGTTGAGATCACAAAGTTCTTGTTACTGCTGCTGCATTATTTCTGTGGAACAATGGAGAGCTTAAGCCTTGGATAGGAAAACTATCTAGCAATTTGCAGACAGCTgatccttcttctttcctctATTCAGAACAAAGATTGAAGCTGTCCTTGAACATTTCTATGGATATTAGTACAACTGAAACAGGCTTCAAGTACCAGTGCATGCTAGAAAAGCAAATTTATCTTGGGATCCTTTTTAACTTCTTTCTGTGCCATTCTAGATTCTGATATCTCCTATTTGCAATCACGATATCACAATGGGTTACAGATACACCAGCAATGGTATTAGTTAGAAAACATTCTTGGACCCATAAATATGCTGAACTGTTCGTTACAATATCATGACAATAAACAGCGCAACATAGGGAAAATTCTCAACCTCCAAAAATTGGCCTTTTACAAATGCTAAATGTTTCACATTTCATTGCTAGAAATTATCTGAGTACTACAGAAACAACTAGAAAGGACGCAGCTAAGATAATCTTCAAGCCAAAAAGGTGGTCTGAAACAAAGTATAATCCACATCACTTGTATAGCTGCTTGAACCTTCTGCACGCTTCTAAAACATTGTCCCTATGACCAAAAGCACTAACCCTGATAAATCCTTCACCACCAGGTCCAAATCCACTCCCAGGTGTGGTAACCACATGAGTCTTCTCAAGAATCTCGCTGAAGACATCCCATGAACTCCGGCCAGGGAAGTGCACCCACACATAAGGGGCATTTTTCCCCCCATACACATTAAAACCAAGTGAATTAAACGTGTCCATTATGATATCAGCATTCTCCTTGTAAAACCCAACCACCTTTTGCATTGCCTGCAATGAGATGAAAGAAATCCATGATTCTAATCGTACTTCATTTCAGACTAATATCTCCAAGAGTTTAAATAAAGCATAAAACAACGAATAAGCTAAGAACACAAAACTGACATTGTGGCCTTCTTCTGAAAGGCAAGCCAGACCACCAGCTTGGACAACATTTGATGCACCATTAAAGCAAGTACAAACAATCCGATTGAAGTCCTTGGCAACGGGAAAGCCATCTGAAAAGAGAAGCTCTTTCGGGACCACAGTCCAACCTAGACGGACTCCAGTAAACCCAGCATACTTACTAAATGATGCCGTCTCGAGTGCAACCTGCAGCAGTGCAGAAACAAACACATAACTATCAGTATCCATCGACAGCATGGTTACCTAAGGATAATAGTAGATGAAGCAAATCTCAGATCACAAGATGGATGCTCATGCCAACCAATCAAAGAGCAGAATAATGAAAATCTGTCTATTTATCTCATCAATCTTTCAATCAATGCAAAGTAAAATATAGACTAAGCACAAGGACTAGATGGAAAATAGGATGTTTGATATCTACTGGACAAAGACTATTCTATTCTGTTCTTGAGGCCAATAACAGAATAGCTGAGAGCGATAACAATTTTAATATGGAGATCACCACTGCAGAAAAGAATCGCAGGAAGGCCGTGCATGAATATGACAAACAACACTGCAAATTCTATGCTTATTACAAGGTTATGGATTGAAATGTCACAACCAAACACATACATGAGATCATTTCCTTGTCATGTCCAATATACAATTGGCAACATTTGCAAATGACGAGAGTGCTCCAATACTTTTACAGTAACACAAACCAGTAACCTAGTCATGGTATTacaattaaacaataaatcaAGGATTGATATCATAACCAACCAGGAGAACTATAGATtgtgaaatagaaaaattccACAGCTATAACCGATATATTATTCTGGTAGTAATACTGTATTCATCAATGAGATGGACAAGGAATTGTTTAGAGAAGAACTGGAACTAACTGACAACAAAATCATGGCTAGTCTAGCAGGAGAGGGAAAAGTGGTTTATCCACTGAAAATTACCTCTTTGGCTCCAGGAATCTCAAAAATAGAACGTGGCTTATCATCAGATATATACATAGCATAAGCCGAATCATAGACTATAATGGATCCATTGTCCTTAGCAAATTGTACTAGCCGTGTTAGTTGCTCTCTTGTTGCAGCCGAACCAGTAGGATTATTTGGTGAACAGAAAAATATGATATCTGTTCGAGAAACCTTAGACAAATCAGGAAAGAAGCCATTCTCGGGATTACACCTCATATACTCAATGTTTCCGTATCTCTCAGCATCCTTCTGGTACAGTCCAGTCTGACCCATAATGACACTTGAATCTACATAAGCCTGCAAATTACAAAAAGTAATCAGAACAAAGACTTATTGTTCAGAAATCTGCAATCTCTTTCAATCCCACAAACCTTAAACCTGCAACTCTAGGTTGATTCTGAAAAGTCTATGACTATCACCACTAGTACCGGACTACTGTCTTTGCAGCTAAAAAGTCAATATTggcaaaataaacaaaattcctACTCAGGAATCTTAGACGATgaagaaacataaaaagaagtgGGACGATGGAAAATTTCTTACAATTATACTActgattcaaagaaaagatacACAAATTACCGGGTACGATGGATCTTGCACCGCAATAGTAACATTAGACCCGAAAAGAACCTGTGAGAAAATTAATCAAGATAAACCAAGTTTATTCTAAAATGAGACAAATTGGGATTGAATCACATGTACTTTATCAAGATATACGAAAGAATTAAATTGACCTGAAGGCGAGATATGTCACATTTTGCACCATCAGAGACAAAAATATCATCTTCCCCGATGCCAAGGTCTCCATAAAATGTCGAAGCAATTGCGGTTCTCAATAGCTGCACGATTCAACAATTTATGTACTCTTCAAATGCCAGAAAGTTCATAATCTAAAGAATGACAACATGATTCAGCTCTATAACcttgaaaaatagaatgataattttcaagaaattatattttcttccaAGTCTACCAGATGCTAAACTGCCAGTTACATAGCCCATCCTATGTTATTTCTGCCAAATTCTAACATCTTGTGTGCAAAAGATCTACTTGACTATGGgtagaaaatcaaattttgcAATTGTAAAACATCTAAAATTCCGAAAAAAAGGTAAGCTAGTTATCAAGATTTCCACATACTTTTTCACCTTGTTCTGCTCCATAACCGCTGTAA
The nucleotide sequence above comes from Ricinus communis isolate WT05 ecotype wild-type chromosome 6, ASM1957865v1, whole genome shotgun sequence. Encoded proteins:
- the LOC107261486 gene encoding uncharacterized protein LOC107261486, with the translated sequence MEDHTFFVGQEFADVKAFRNAIKEAAIAQHFELRIIKSDLIRYFAKCASEGCPWRIRAVKLPNVLTFTIRSLEGTHTCGRNAQNGHHQASVDWIVSFIEERLRNNINYKPKDILHDIHKQYGITIPYKQAWRAKERGLAAIYGSSEEGYCLLPSYCEQLKRTNPGSIAEVFTTGSDNRFQRLFVSFYASIYGFLNGCLPIIGLGGIQLKSKYLGTLLVATSFDGDGGLFPLAFGVLDVENDESWMWFLSELQKALEMNVENMPQLTFFSDGQKGIVDAVKRKFPSSSHAFCMRHLSESIGKEFKNTRLVHLLWKAAYATTTAAFKEKMVEISEVSSAAAKWLQEFPPSRWALVYFEGTRYGHVSSNIEEFNRWIHEARELPIIQVIEQIHGKLMAEFEDRRLKSNSWFSVLTPSAEKHMIEAINHASIYQVLRSDEVEFEVISAERSDIVNIGTHSCSCRAWQLHGIPCSHAVAAIISCRKDVYAYTENCFTVASYHKAYAEDIHPIPEKVEWGKMSDGPIDDDDAQIVRPPKFRRPPGRPEKKRICVEDINREKHTVHCSKCNQTGHYKTTCKAEIMKSIEQF
- the LOC8268863 gene encoding LL-diaminopimelate aminotransferase, chloroplastic gives rise to the protein MSIAQHLSTSISSSSSAFLASSSFNYRNRDVSFPSKNFGICRCVAAPQEETTIYKTKVSRNVNMAKLQAGYLFPEIARRRNAHLQKYPDSKVISLGIGDTTEPIPEVITSAMAKRSQALSTLEGYSGYGAEQGEKLLRTAIASTFYGDLGIGEDDIFVSDGAKCDISRLQVLFGSNVTIAVQDPSYPAYVDSSVIMGQTGLYQKDAERYGNIEYMRCNPENGFFPDLSKVSRTDIIFFCSPNNPTGSAATREQLTRLVQFAKDNGSIIVYDSAYAMYISDDKPRSIFEIPGAKEVALETASFSKYAGFTGVRLGWTVVPKELLFSDGFPVAKDFNRIVCTCFNGASNVVQAGGLACLSEEGHNAMQKVVGFYKENADIIMDTFNSLGFNVYGGKNAPYVWVHFPGRSSWDVFSEILEKTHVVTTPGSGFGPGGEGFIRVSAFGHRDNVLEACRRFKQLYK